In one Candidatus Eremiobacterota bacterium genomic region, the following are encoded:
- a CDS encoding type IV pilus twitching motility protein PilT codes for MKAVDKYLDAMIKVSGSDLHLASGFCPMIRIHGQLELTDAPPLPPDNVREMALEILSNEDKEALFRNTSVDFIYRSEALGHRFRSNSFFQKNGLNLVFRWIPTAIPTLQSLGFPEVMRNLTHFHQGLVLVTGPSGCGKTSTLACLIDIINEERSLHIITVEDPIEYVHENKNSLVIQRQLGMHVSSFNLALKGALREDPDVIMIGEMRDLETIQLAITAAETGHLVFGTLNTNNAIQTIDRIIDAFPSDQQSQIRTMFSESIRGIVSQQLIPKADGTGRVCAYELLFSNPSVANMIRDGKNYQLTSVMQMGKKHGMQMMDISLRELLEQGLITRDEAFERCVDPQQFQ; via the coding sequence ATGAAAGCTGTAGACAAGTATCTGGATGCAATGATCAAGGTGAGCGGGTCTGACCTCCACCTTGCTTCGGGATTCTGCCCCATGATAAGGATCCATGGGCAGCTCGAGCTCACCGATGCCCCGCCCCTGCCTCCCGACAATGTAAGGGAAATGGCTCTGGAGATTCTCTCCAACGAGGATAAGGAAGCCCTTTTCAGGAACACGAGCGTGGATTTCATTTACCGCTCAGAAGCGCTGGGACACCGCTTCCGCTCCAATTCCTTCTTCCAGAAGAACGGCCTCAACCTGGTATTCCGGTGGATCCCCACGGCCATCCCCACGCTTCAGTCCCTTGGCTTTCCCGAGGTGATGAGAAACCTCACCCATTTCCACCAGGGCCTTGTGCTGGTCACGGGCCCCAGCGGCTGCGGGAAAACCTCCACCCTTGCATGCCTTATCGACATCATCAATGAAGAGCGCTCACTCCACATTATTACCGTGGAGGATCCAATTGAATATGTTCACGAGAACAAGAATTCACTGGTCATCCAGCGGCAGCTAGGCATGCACGTCTCTTCCTTCAACCTGGCCCTCAAGGGAGCTCTCCGTGAGGACCCCGACGTGATCATGATCGGCGAGATGCGCGACCTGGAGACTATCCAGCTTGCCATCACTGCCGCAGAGACAGGCCACCTGGTCTTCGGCACCCTTAATACCAACAATGCCATACAGACCATCGACAGGATCATTGACGCCTTCCCCTCGGACCAGCAGTCCCAGATAAGGACGATGTTCTCCGAGTCAATCAGGGGGATTGTATCGCAGCAGCTCATTCCCAAGGCCGATGGAACCGGGAGGGTATGCGCCTACGAGCTGCTCTTCTCAAATCCCAGCGTCGCCAACATGATCCGGGATGGCAAGAACTACCAGCTTACGTCGGTGATGCAGATGGGCAAGAAGCACGGCATGCAGATGATGGACATCTCTCTCAGGGAGCTCCTGGAACAGGGCCTTATCACCAGGGACGAGGCCTTCGAGAGATGCGTTGATCCTCAACAATTCCAGTAA
- a CDS encoding response regulator: MEEKKRLLLVDDEKDFARSLKLYLEMENYEVDMVNSGSEALVKAENNSYHLVISDILMPEMDGYELRKKLRTIPGTKKVPIILLTAKEADVESLKEIHDGATSFIMKPFEHTLLLDEIKNLIEHRAARELP, translated from the coding sequence ATGGAAGAGAAAAAGAGACTTCTCCTCGTTGACGATGAAAAGGACTTCGCCAGGTCCTTGAAGCTTTACCTCGAGATGGAAAATTACGAGGTTGACATGGTGAACAGCGGGAGCGAGGCGCTGGTAAAGGCTGAAAACAATTCCTATCACCTGGTGATATCCGATATCCTGATGCCGGAAATGGACGGATATGAGCTGCGCAAGAAGCTCAGGACAATTCCCGGCACCAAAAAAGTCCCCATAATACTGCTCACGGCCAAGGAAGCCGACGTGGAGTCCCTCAAGGAGATTCATGACGGCGCCACGAGCTTCATAATGAAGCCCTTTGAGCACACCCTCCTGCTCGATGAGATAAAAAACCTTATAGAGCACCGTGCGGCCCGGGAGCTTCCCTAG
- a CDS encoding tubulin-like doman-containing protein — MKKSTPSSYSYRGVSPTLFIGLGEYGGRTVGALMDLVKKRFPPAEEPPLFQFISLGSAHSQSSPAVQLFYDGSESFQAPPGSCPEEGPGKSAAGGGITRHHYRMAFYQHIEGLRALCRRHLAAITSPLTRKSAAEALNIPIDEGVTVYIISSLWESSSTGILWDMATLLREETGNIEGPVRIISLLLYPMEQPGRPLCLTDDQYAVMGAALEELQSLYAGRSMQALPGVPCPAPGKPFHLAYVLPLSPGEEEDEEAMQLLQSYLSMELDPFFSPYLKSTRDQLSLYLDLPLITFGMAELLFPHREIIEWCSRRLSLRALQMWGRKEAASQTDEALRKFFRIMEIKNPEKADEEFSRRMGKPKETAWHLGRQLKELIETSRKDDLAEKFDEEYRRLSAEELNESSSTLNMKMKEMGSLHKKEISRLLLEMASDSHVGLLKLKGALASLTSFCNRATKQVENRIQASALKIDELERERVALGRALKKLVKTPLFFLHKAKFHALFEKLWKVSELSFAERLLLHILTSGLEYYHLMREFLSQYREPVDSLIEVYDLLSKQLNEEEFFPPLGDPLTISFVKGNALEAIYQDNTGSEEKTITEVISSMLSLIPLDLVDLSNKRILRDLRNNALEALSSKARQCFNQISEKPVVEFFNELCTEGAQDSLIEQLLQRAAPRLAPLLKGENMRIRTTVAFHEGTYPQSEASMRLVKKLDALGNAMLECADICDESRISALAHYAGITVKDLKGSKWPAQAAALQKRHQFNLSGEKGGNDEGEPVLTVKSSP; from the coding sequence TTGAAAAAGAGCACACCATCTTCATATTCTTACAGGGGAGTGAGCCCCACACTTTTCATCGGCCTTGGCGAATACGGCGGCAGAACCGTGGGTGCCCTCATGGATCTGGTGAAAAAAAGGTTCCCGCCGGCGGAAGAGCCTCCGCTTTTCCAGTTTATATCTCTTGGCAGCGCGCACTCCCAGAGTTCACCAGCGGTCCAGCTGTTCTATGATGGCTCTGAAAGCTTCCAGGCCCCGCCGGGTTCTTGCCCGGAGGAGGGGCCGGGGAAAAGCGCGGCAGGCGGCGGCATTACCAGGCATCATTACCGCATGGCCTTTTATCAACATATAGAGGGCCTGAGGGCGCTCTGCCGCAGGCATCTCGCGGCGATAACCTCCCCACTTACGAGGAAGAGCGCGGCAGAGGCCCTGAACATCCCCATTGACGAGGGGGTGACGGTCTATATCATCTCTTCCCTCTGGGAGTCATCTTCCACGGGGATTCTTTGGGATATGGCGACGCTGCTCAGGGAGGAGACGGGGAATATTGAAGGGCCTGTGAGAATCATCTCCCTCCTTCTCTATCCAATGGAACAGCCCGGCAGGCCCCTGTGCCTTACGGACGATCAATATGCCGTGATGGGTGCCGCCCTTGAGGAGCTTCAGTCCCTCTATGCCGGCAGGAGCATGCAGGCCCTGCCCGGTGTGCCCTGCCCTGCGCCGGGAAAACCCTTTCACCTCGCTTACGTGCTTCCTCTCTCCCCTGGAGAAGAGGAGGACGAGGAGGCCATGCAGCTTCTTCAGAGCTACCTGTCCATGGAGCTTGATCCTTTTTTCTCGCCATACCTGAAAAGCACAAGGGATCAGCTCAGCCTCTACCTCGATCTTCCCCTTATTACCTTCGGCATGGCGGAGCTTCTCTTTCCCCACAGGGAAATCATTGAATGGTGCTCAAGGAGGCTGAGCCTGAGGGCCCTCCAGATGTGGGGGAGAAAAGAGGCCGCCTCCCAGACCGACGAGGCCCTCAGGAAGTTCTTCCGCATCATGGAGATAAAAAACCCCGAGAAGGCCGACGAGGAGTTCTCCAGGAGAATGGGGAAGCCCAAGGAGACAGCATGGCACCTGGGACGGCAGCTCAAGGAGCTTATTGAGACCTCCAGAAAGGATGACCTTGCCGAGAAGTTTGACGAAGAATACCGCAGGCTCTCCGCAGAGGAGCTGAACGAGTCGTCATCGACCCTCAACATGAAGATGAAAGAGATGGGGTCACTCCACAAAAAAGAGATCTCCCGGCTTCTGCTGGAGATGGCGAGTGACAGCCACGTGGGGCTTTTAAAGCTGAAAGGGGCTCTTGCCTCCCTGACCTCATTCTGCAACAGGGCTACCAAGCAGGTGGAAAACAGGATACAGGCAAGCGCCCTGAAGATTGACGAGCTGGAAAGAGAGCGGGTGGCCCTTGGCAGAGCGCTGAAAAAGCTCGTGAAAACGCCTCTCTTTTTCCTGCACAAGGCGAAGTTTCACGCTCTTTTTGAAAAGCTCTGGAAAGTCTCGGAGCTGTCCTTTGCCGAGCGCCTTCTTCTTCACATTCTCACATCGGGCCTTGAGTATTACCATCTCATGCGTGAATTCCTCTCACAGTACCGGGAACCTGTGGACTCCCTCATTGAAGTTTATGATCTCCTCTCGAAGCAGCTCAACGAGGAGGAGTTTTTCCCGCCACTGGGTGATCCCCTCACCATCTCCTTTGTGAAGGGGAACGCCCTGGAAGCCATATACCAGGATAATACAGGGAGCGAGGAGAAGACCATCACTGAAGTGATCTCCTCGATGCTCTCCCTTATCCCTTTGGATCTTGTCGATCTCTCCAACAAGCGCATCCTCAGAGACCTCAGGAATAACGCCCTGGAAGCCCTCTCCTCCAAGGCAAGGCAGTGTTTTAACCAGATTAGCGAAAAACCGGTGGTGGAGTTCTTCAATGAGCTCTGTACCGAAGGAGCACAGGACTCGTTGATTGAACAGCTTCTCCAGCGCGCAGCCCCGCGGCTGGCACCGCTGCTGAAAGGCGAAAACATGCGGATACGAACAACCGTGGCATTCCACGAGGGAACCTATCCTCAGTCCGAAGCGTCAATGAGGCTGGTGAAGAAGCTGGACGCCCTGGGGAATGCCATGCTTGAGTGCGCCGACATATGCGATGAGAGCAGGATTTCAGCCCTGGCGCACTATGCCGGGATCACCGTAAAGGATCTCAAAGGGAGCAAATGGCCCGCGCAGGCGGCAGCCCTGCAGAAAAGGCACCAGTTCAACCTCTCCGGCGAAAAAGGAGGGAATGATGAAGGGGAGCCTGTCCTCACGGTGAAAAGCTCACCCTGA
- a CDS encoding type IV pilus twitching motility protein PilT, with protein MKFFSKFKNFQKDGPAEGSSTLPIQDETLTAAAESRAPEPTAHHEPAHTAPPHEAAAEEHMMPLIVPVKEARKTIDLTFPEFSMKALLTKMVEIGASDLHFETGSPPIYRIKGDMAFVNMENITKDTAERCLYGLINDSQRQTFNECGNLDFAYEIKDVARFRANFLKHHRGIGGVFRIIPSKIPTADELRLPEVIKSISMSRKGIILVTGPTGSGKSTTMASMINHINRNKKGHIITIEDPVEFTHQSINCLITHREVGHHTLSFADALRAALREDPDVILVGELRDLETISLALTAAQMGVLVMGTLHTNNATKTIDRMIDVFPAKQQEQVRLQLSQSLRAIIAQQLLKTADGKGRTAAIEILIANTGLSNIIREGKTTQIPSFITMGKSEGMQSMDTVLVDFVKNGIIKKEDALLRANDMSVFKRAGLLQ; from the coding sequence ATGAAGTTTTTCTCCAAATTCAAGAATTTCCAGAAGGATGGCCCCGCGGAGGGCTCCTCCACACTGCCGATCCAGGACGAGACGCTGACTGCCGCCGCTGAGAGCAGGGCGCCGGAACCCACGGCCCACCATGAGCCGGCTCATACGGCCCCGCCGCATGAAGCCGCGGCCGAGGAGCACATGATGCCCCTTATCGTCCCCGTGAAGGAAGCAAGAAAGACCATCGATCTCACCTTCCCGGAGTTCTCCATGAAGGCCCTCCTTACTAAAATGGTGGAAATCGGGGCTTCAGACCTCCACTTCGAGACAGGCTCCCCCCCCATATACCGCATCAAGGGAGACATGGCATTTGTGAACATGGAGAATATCACGAAGGATACAGCGGAACGCTGCCTTTACGGGCTTATCAACGACTCGCAGAGGCAGACCTTCAACGAGTGCGGGAACCTGGATTTTGCTTACGAGATAAAGGATGTAGCCCGGTTCAGGGCAAACTTTCTTAAGCACCACCGGGGAATAGGCGGGGTCTTCAGGATTATCCCCAGCAAGATCCCCACGGCAGACGAGCTGAGGCTTCCCGAGGTGATCAAGTCCATTTCCATGTCAAGAAAAGGCATCATCCTCGTTACTGGGCCCACGGGCTCAGGGAAGAGCACCACGATGGCCTCGATGATAAACCACATCAACAGGAACAAGAAAGGCCACATCATCACCATCGAGGACCCCGTGGAGTTCACCCATCAATCGATCAACTGCCTCATCACCCACCGCGAAGTGGGCCATCACACCCTCTCATTTGCCGATGCCCTCAGGGCCGCCCTCAGGGAGGATCCCGACGTGATTCTCGTGGGCGAGCTGCGCGACCTGGAGACAATCTCGCTGGCCCTCACGGCAGCGCAGATGGGAGTGCTCGTCATGGGCACGCTCCATACCAACAACGCCACAAAGACGATTGACAGGATGATCGACGTATTCCCCGCCAAGCAGCAGGAGCAGGTACGCCTCCAGCTCTCGCAGTCCCTCAGGGCCATTATTGCGCAGCAGCTGCTGAAAACGGCTGACGGAAAGGGAAGAACAGCGGCCATTGAGATACTTATCGCCAATACGGGCCTCTCCAATATTATCCGCGAAGGCAAGACCACCCAGATCCCGTCATTCATCACGATGGGAAAAAGCGAGGGGATGCAGTCCATGGACACCGTGCTGGTGGACTTTGTGAAAAACGGCATCATCAAGAAGGAGGACGCTCTTTTAAGGGCCAATGACATGAGCGTGTTCAAAAGGGCAGGCCTTCTGCAGTGA